One window from the genome of Pedobacter schmidteae encodes:
- a CDS encoding UbiD family decarboxylase has protein sequence MGYKSLADCVADLEKHGHLVRIKEEVDPYLEMAAIHLRIYEQKGPALYFEKVKGSAFPAVSNLFGTLERAKFMFRDSLPKVEQLVTLRSDPKKALKNPLKIPAIGFTALTALPLKQTFKTVFSKTTISALPQIVNWPMDGGPFVTMPQVYTEDVDKPGILNANLGMYRIQLAGNDYELDKEIGLHYQIHRGIGVHQSKANAKGLPLKVSIFVGGPPSHPLAAVMPLPEGLSEMTFAGALGNRRFRYFYDEEGFCLSADADFVITGTVYPKENKPEGPFGDHLGYYSLTHPFPLMKVHNVYHRKDAIWSFTVVGRPPQEDTSFGALIHEIAGSALPKEIHGLKEVNAVDAAGVHPLLFAIGSERYTPYLNERRPQEILTIANHILGKNQLSLAKYLFIAAREDDEHLDTHDLSAFMQHVLSRMDFKTDLHFHTHTTIDTLDYSGDGLNSGSKVVFAAAGAQKRILSAELPMDFSLPEPFNGYQMAIPGVLVIKGNPYIDAAYAEQEMVLLNLHLKEQPLEGLALIVLCDDHQFTAASVDNLVWVTFTRSNPAADIHGVGSFIREKHWGCTGPVIIDARKKPHHAPELIKDEAVERHIERLFAKGGSLHGVL, from the coding sequence ATGGGATATAAAAGCTTAGCCGATTGTGTTGCCGACCTTGAAAAGCATGGTCATTTAGTTCGTATTAAAGAGGAGGTAGATCCTTACCTGGAAATGGCCGCCATTCATTTGCGCATATATGAGCAAAAAGGTCCGGCCTTGTATTTTGAAAAGGTCAAAGGCAGTGCCTTTCCGGCGGTGTCTAACCTGTTTGGTACCTTAGAACGTGCGAAATTTATGTTCAGGGACAGCTTGCCAAAGGTTGAACAACTGGTTACCTTGCGTTCTGATCCGAAGAAGGCTTTGAAGAACCCGTTAAAGATACCTGCCATAGGTTTTACGGCGCTCACGGCCTTGCCTTTAAAGCAGACTTTTAAAACGGTTTTCAGTAAAACAACCATTAGCGCTTTGCCACAAATTGTAAACTGGCCAATGGATGGGGGACCATTTGTAACCATGCCACAGGTATATACCGAAGATGTGGATAAACCCGGTATTCTAAATGCTAACCTGGGGATGTACCGGATTCAGCTTGCTGGTAATGATTACGAGCTGGATAAAGAAATCGGACTCCATTACCAGATTCACAGAGGGATAGGAGTACATCAGAGTAAAGCCAATGCCAAAGGCTTGCCTTTAAAGGTGAGTATTTTTGTAGGTGGCCCACCTTCACATCCTTTGGCTGCGGTAATGCCATTGCCCGAAGGTCTTTCGGAAATGACTTTTGCGGGCGCACTGGGCAACAGACGTTTCCGTTATTTTTATGATGAGGAAGGTTTTTGCCTATCGGCCGATGCTGACTTTGTTATCACCGGAACGGTATATCCAAAAGAAAATAAACCTGAAGGACCTTTTGGTGATCACCTGGGTTACTATAGTCTTACACACCCTTTTCCACTGATGAAGGTGCACAATGTGTATCATCGCAAGGATGCCATATGGTCGTTTACCGTTGTAGGTAGGCCACCGCAGGAAGATACCAGCTTTGGCGCGTTGATTCATGAAATAGCAGGTTCGGCCTTACCTAAAGAAATACATGGTTTAAAAGAGGTGAATGCAGTTGACGCCGCCGGAGTGCATCCTTTGCTGTTTGCCATTGGAAGCGAGCGTTATACGCCATATTTGAATGAGCGTCGGCCACAAGAGATACTAACCATTGCCAATCATATTTTAGGAAAAAACCAATTGAGCCTGGCCAAATATTTATTTATTGCTGCCCGCGAAGATGATGAACATTTAGATACGCACGACTTGTCGGCTTTTATGCAGCATGTGCTTTCCAGAATGGATTTTAAAACAGATCTTCATTTTCATACCCATACTACTATTGATACGCTGGATTACAGTGGGGATGGACTAAACAGTGGTTCTAAAGTGGTGTTTGCAGCTGCAGGTGCACAAAAACGAATATTGAGTGCTGAGCTACCTATGGATTTTAGTCTGCCCGAGCCTTTTAACGGCTATCAAATGGCCATTCCAGGCGTGTTGGTTATCAAGGGGAATCCTTATATAGATGCTGCGTATGCCGAGCAGGAAATGGTTTTGTTGAACCTGCATTTAAAAGAACAGCCGCTGGAAGGTTTAGCGCTGATTGTACTTTGCGACGATCATCAGTTTACAGCGGCTTCTGTTGACAATTTGGTGTGGGTTACATTTACCAGAAGCAATCCTGCCGCCGACATTCATGGGGTAGGAAGCTTTATCCGCGAAAAACATTGGGGCTGTACAGGACCTGTAATTATAGATGCCCGCAAAAAACCACACCATGCACCTGAGTTGATCAAGGATGAAGCGGTGGAAAGACATATAGAAAGATTATTTGCTAAAGGAGGCTCGCTACACGGAGTTTTGTAG
- a CDS encoding Dps family protein: MDAKEISLNERKVKPVVDMLNDYLANYHIHYQKLRGCHWNIKGQNFFTLHIKFEELYTNAQLTIDEIAERVLTLGKPPHSRFADYIKESSIKEIDTIGMKDLDMVDAVLDDMAKLIEMERELLDATDKAGDDGTNDMVNRFMQFKEKNTWMLRSFAGKR, encoded by the coding sequence ATGGACGCAAAAGAAATCAGTTTAAATGAAAGAAAAGTAAAACCGGTAGTAGATATGTTGAACGACTATTTGGCCAATTACCATATTCACTATCAAAAACTAAGGGGCTGCCATTGGAACATTAAAGGACAAAACTTTTTTACACTACATATCAAGTTTGAAGAGTTGTATACCAATGCCCAGCTCACTATTGATGAGATTGCCGAACGTGTGCTTACCCTGGGCAAACCACCGCACAGTCGGTTTGCCGATTACATTAAGGAATCGTCTATCAAGGAAATTGATACCATTGGCATGAAAGACCTGGATATGGTGGACGCTGTGCTGGATGATATGGCTAAGCTGATTGAAATGGAACGTGAACTATTGGATGCCACTGATAAGGCTGGCGACGATGGTACCAATGATATGGTTAACCGATTTATGCAATTTAAAGAGAAAAATACCTGGATGCTGCGCTCTTTTGCCGGCAAAAGGTAA